Genomic window (Mycoplasma leachii PG50):
TAAATGCTAAATTTAAAAAAGAATTTATATTTTATAATATTAATACAATACAAATAAAATACACTTTAAATAAAAATGACTCTGGTATTTTAGGAGTTTTACATTTATTAGTTGATAAACATTTTAAAAATTAGAATTTATAACCTCTAATTAAATTAGAGGTTTTGTTTTATAATAATTTAGAAAGTTATTTATTTTTTAAGAAGGGTTAATATGGATTTAATTAATCAAATTAAAAATACATTAATTGTTTCTTGTCAAGCAATCGATGATGAACCTTTAAATGATAGTTATGTTTTAAGCAAAATGGCTTATGCACTAGTTTTAGGCGGATCTAAAGTATTAAGATTAAGTCAAGTTGAACATATTAAAGCAGTTAAGAAAGTTGTAGATGTTCCAATTATTGGTTTAATTAAAAAACGTTATGACAATAGTGAAGTTTTTATTACTCCAACAATTAAAGAAGTAGATCAATTAGTTGATTTAAAAGTAGACATTATTGCTCTTGATGCTACTTTAAGAACTAGACCTGATCAAGATTTAACAACTTTAGTTAAAACAATTAAAACAAAATATCCTAATCAATTATTAATGGCTGATTGTTCTAGTGTAGAAGATGCTATTAATGCTCAGAATTTAGGATTTGATTTAATAGGTTCGACTTTAAGAGGTTGTACAAGCCAAACAAAAGGACATAACAATTTAGAAAATGATTATCAATTTTTAAGAGATTTAAAAAAAGTAATTACAAAACCAATTATTGCTGAAGGTGGAATATGAACTCCACAACAAGCAAAAGAAATTTTAAATTTAGGAATACATAGTGTTGTTGTTGGAACTGCTATAACTAGATTACATTTAATTGTTAAATATTGAAACGATATTTTAAAATAAATTTATATGAACAAATATTTTAATTTTGTTTTTTTTATTTAGACTATAATATATAGTCTTTTTTTAAGATAAATAATTTAACTATATTTATAGCTAAGATGATAAATGATTATTATATTTGATTTATTATATTATTATATTAGGAGTGCATATTATGAAAGTCGATGAAAAAGAATTAATATCTAAATATTTTGATCAAGCATTAAATGAAACAATGAAAGTTGTGTCTATTCCTTCTTTTTTAACTGCTCCAACAAAAGATGCTCCTTATGGAAAAGGTTGTAAAGAGGTATTAGATTATGTAATTGATCTAGCTAATAATTTAGGTTTTCAAACTTATAAAGATATTAATAATAAATACGGATTTGTTGATTATGGAACTGGAGAGAAATTATTTGTAATTTTAGCTCACTTAGATGTAGTTCCACCAGGAAATATTGAACAATGAGTTACTGATCCTTTCACACCAATTATCAAAGATAATAAATTAATTGGAAGAGGAACTTTTGATGATAAAGGTCCTGCTATGATGAATTTATTTGCCCTAAAATATTTAAAGGATCATAATTATATATCTTCAAAATATAAAATTAGACTAATTTTTGGATTAACTGAAGAAACTACATGAGATTCAATTGAAACTTATGTTAAAGATCATGGGATTGCTGATTTAGGATATACTCCAGATGGTGAATTTCCTGTTGTTTATGCTGAAAAATGAATTGCTGATTTAGATATTGTTTCTAATGAAGAAACTGATATTCAAATTAGTGGTGGAGCTGCTTATAATGTAGTTTGTGACACTGTTTGATATAAAGGACCAAAAATTAAAGAAATACAAGAATATCTAAATAAAAATGATATAACAACTAAAATTGAAAATGATAAGTTAATTGTTCAAGGAAAAGCCGGGCATGGTAGTTTACCTTGATATGGAATTAATGCAGCAACTTGATTAGCTAAAAGTATGTATGAAAATGATGTTCATCATAAAATTATAGATTATTTAGCTAATGATGTACATTTAGACTTTAATCTAAAAAATGTTTTTGGTGATATTTCTGATGAGACTGGTGAACTTACTCAAAACGTTGGAATTATTCAAATTAAAAATAAAGATTCTAAAATTTGTTTAAATTTTAGAATCCCTGTATTCACTAATCCAAATCAAATTTTCATTCCAACATTAACTAAGTATTTAGAAAAAATTAATTTATCTTTAGAAGTTAAAAAGATTGATAATAGTTTGTATGTTCATCAAGATTCTGATTTAATTAAAAAAATTATGAAAGTTTATCAAGAAGTAACTCAAGACTACAAGGCAAAACCTATAGCTATTGGTGGTGGAACATATGCTAAAGCTATGCCTAATGTTGTAGCTTTTGGTGCAGAATTTGATATTGAAAATTCAACAATGCATGCTTACAATGAGTATGTTAAAATTGATGATCTAAAAAAAATGTTAGAAATTTATACTAAAGCTATTGTTTTACTAACTGAATAAATTGGATCTGATGTTTTTATTTTTTATATATAGATATTAAAAAGAAAGAGATATGATGAAAAAATATTTATTTAATTTATTAACTATAATTTATATGTTTATGATCGTTATAATTGCAAATGAATCATTTGGTTATGGTCATAATGCTCAACTACACTTACTAGGTAGAGTTAATCCTGCTTATGGTTTAGCTGTAAGTGGAATTGTTTTAAGTTCATTATTATTAGTTATTCCTTTTTTACTAACTTTTGTTAAACAAACTAGAAAAGTAGAAAAAATTTTATTTATAACTAATTTTGTAATTTTTGTTATTACTATAGTTTTATTATTTTTAGCAATCATATTTTTTATGGTTAATAAAATAGGCGCTATTGGATCACATATTGGAATTATTGTTTTATATTTAACTGTAGTTGGTATAGTTTGTCAAAATTATTCTAATATTTTTAAAATTAAACTAAATAAAAAGAATAAACTAAATACAGATAAATAAAATAATGATTATTAAGGAGAAATATGAGTAAAAAAGTTAGCATTATTTTAATAGCTGGTGGTAGTGCTAGTGGAAAAACAACTATTGCTAGTAAAATAGCTAATGAGATTTTAAAAGATAAATCTGTAGAACATATTTCAATGGATAATTACTATAAAGATTTTACTAACTTATCTTTAGAGCAAAGAAACCATATTAATTTTGATCACCCAAATTCAATTGATATTGATCTTTTAATTAAAGATTTAAAACAACTTTTAAAAAGACATGATATTTTTGTTCCAACTTATGATTATAAAAAACATATTAGAACAAATAAAGAAAAACTAATTAAAGCTAGTGATGTTATTATAGTTGATGGCATCTTTTCATTACATTTTGAAAAATTACGCGAACTTGGAGATATTAAAATATTTGTAAAAACTCCTGATGATTTAAGATTTATTAGAAGATTAGTCAGAGATATAAAAGAGCGTAATAGAACTATTGAAAGTGTTATTGATCAATACTTAACTGATGTTAAACCTATGCATGATCTTTTTATAGAACAAACTATTGATTATGCAGATATTGTAATACCATTTAAAAAAGGAAATGATGTAGCTATTGATATAGTTGCTTCAAAAATTAAAGACTTATTAAATTAAAATTACTTAATAAAAAACAAAATAAGTATTATTTAAAAAGCGTTACTAAAAAAAGTAACGCTTTTTTATATCTAATTATTTATTTGATATGTTTTTTATTTTTGTTTTTAATTATAATTATGATTATTGTAATTATAGTTATTAAATTAATAGGTAAAATTATTGGTAAAACTATAATTAAAATATTTTTACTTTTATTTTTTTGTAAGTTATATTTTTCAAGATTAATTTTAATTATTGAAGAAGAATCATGATTAAGATCATCTTTATATTTAAAATAAACTATTTTATTAAAAGGAATTTCTAATTTATCAAGTGAATGATATTCTTTAAATACTTTATTATCATATGAGTATAAAACTTTATTATCAAATATTAATTTATCTTTATTTATAATTGATGATTCTGAAACCTTTTTTGGTTTTATTGATCATTTAAATTCTAATTTGTTTTTATTATTATTAAATACATAATTAGTATCAATAATTTCTAATATTGTTATATAGTTTCCTGAATTAATATGTTCATTATTAGTTATTTTTATAATATTTTTATCAATTGGTGTATCAAATTCTAGTTTGTGGTAGTTTTTATCATATATAAATGTATTTTCTAGTTTAGGTTTGATATTTATTATTCTTTTTACAGGATTGATATGAAAATCAAGATTATATGTTTTGTTATCATATTCAAATTCTAAAATAATTTTATTGTCATTATATTTTATTGTATCAATATATTCATTATTAATATTTTTAATTTTTACATTTGGTTTTATATGTTTTATTTGGTTATTATTTATTATTTTAATATCAAATTCATCATTAATTTTTTGATTTGTTAAATAGTCTTTTTTAATATTATTTATTATTAAAATTGGTTCTTCTTCTTTAAATACAGGTTTAATAATAATTGGTGTATTATATGTTTGATTATTAGTTTTATGTTTATTACCTATATAATTTAAATTTAATACATTAGTTTTTAAACTATTTATAATTTCATATGATATATAGTACTTATTTTTAGATTGATCAAATAATAGATCTTGTTCTTCTCCGTTTTTATTTATATATACATATTTTAAAAACTTTAAATTATTATTTGTAGGTGTGTCTAAATACTTTTTATCAAAATAACTATTTTTAAAAAAAGGAATTTCATTAGCTAAATTTTTAATTTTAGTATTATTTGTTAAATAAATTTTTGCAAAATAATAATTAATATTATTATCTAGTCTATAAAATTGATACTTATTTGAAGCTATTTTTTTATTATCTACATATTTATCTATATCTAATTGAAATTCATTTTGATCTTTATTTAAAATATTTTCAGGTTTTAAGATATCTTTTTGATTTATTTTATAGCTTATTTTATCTTTTTTATCACTATAAAGATAAAGAGGTTTGTATTCAAAATTAAGATTATTATTTTTATCTATAAGAATTACAGGTAAATTGTCATTTGCA
Coding sequences:
- a CDS encoding N-acetylmannosamine-6-phosphate 2-epimerase, whose amino-acid sequence is MDLINQIKNTLIVSCQAIDDEPLNDSYVLSKMAYALVLGGSKVLRLSQVEHIKAVKKVVDVPIIGLIKKRYDNSEVFITPTIKEVDQLVDLKVDIIALDATLRTRPDQDLTTLVKTIKTKYPNQLLMADCSSVEDAINAQNLGFDLIGSTLRGCTSQTKGHNNLENDYQFLRDLKKVITKPIIAEGGIWTPQQAKEILNLGIHSVVVGTAITRLHLIVKYWNDILK
- a CDS encoding M20 family metallopeptidase — encoded protein: MKVDEKELISKYFDQALNETMKVVSIPSFLTAPTKDAPYGKGCKEVLDYVIDLANNLGFQTYKDINNKYGFVDYGTGEKLFVILAHLDVVPPGNIEQWVTDPFTPIIKDNKLIGRGTFDDKGPAMMNLFALKYLKDHNYISSKYKIRLIFGLTEETTWDSIETYVKDHGIADLGYTPDGEFPVVYAEKWIADLDIVSNEETDIQISGGAAYNVVCDTVWYKGPKIKEIQEYLNKNDITTKIENDKLIVQGKAGHGSLPWYGINAATWLAKSMYENDVHHKIIDYLANDVHLDFNLKNVFGDISDETGELTQNVGIIQIKNKDSKICLNFRIPVFTNPNQIFIPTLTKYLEKINLSLEVKKIDNSLYVHQDSDLIKKIMKVYQEVTQDYKAKPIAIGGGTYAKAMPNVVAFGAEFDIENSTMHAYNEYVKIDDLKKMLEIYTKAIVLLTE
- the udk gene encoding uridine kinase, with protein sequence MSKKVSIILIAGGSASGKTTIASKIANEILKDKSVEHISMDNYYKDFTNLSLEQRNHINFDHPNSIDIDLLIKDLKQLLKRHDIFVPTYDYKKHIRTNKEKLIKASDVIIVDGIFSLHFEKLRELGDIKIFVKTPDDLRFIRRLVRDIKERNRTIESVIDQYLTDVKPMHDLFIEQTIDYADIVIPFKKGNDVAIDIVASKIKDLLN
- a CDS encoding C1 family peptidase; translated protein: MNKTNKKIILLLQSIIISVVIFFIFLKTNQNINITYVNKMITNTSNNTNLSKENRSYYSLRDDYILFNQYQYNTGLCWDFSATKSLETSLMINNNEMYDLSEASISINQKDLIGGGAWFFDYDQLIKENGIAFESDFKLGDLYYVPNKGEYKTWLQKIYNSKNIKSFRDQVKDVRFNRYDLLNIKKHIVNNGSLFVPIKNYATKENQNYKHISIKTNNKTKVHELIYTSKINTHAVSIIGWDDQYLASDNSKGAFIVLNSDGYYSNNDGINFLPYNSKAIINDLNGYEYIGDKLLISKSNNNFNNEFSNYYNTKNYGQKNYSSKAKNTNIFNTTQDVKIEYQINNNLAKLYNINAYVYLNDLDVSDLFKINSDQNKITIQSKDKLKSGSYTVKLIYQYSLLKDKTNTIKVKHEHRQIYLLDQTNTISANSYWDYNNKQHLVFHNYNSFVANDNLPVILIDKNNNLNFEYKPLYLYSDKKDKISYKINQKDILKPENILNKDQNEFQLDIDKYVDNKKIASNKYQFYRLDNNINYYFAKIYLTNNTKIKNLANEIPFFKNSYFDKKYLDTPTNNNLKFLKYVYINKNGEEQDLLFDQSKNKYYISYEIINSLKTNVLNLNYIGNKHKTNNQTYNTPIIIKPVFKEEEPILIINNIKKDYLTNQKINDEFDIKIINNNQIKHIKPNVKIKNINNEYIDTIKYNDNKIILEFEYDNKTYNLDFHINPVKRIINIKPKLENTFIYDKNYHKLEFDTPIDKNIIKITNNEHINSGNYITILEIIDTNYVFNNNKNKLEFKWSIKPKKVSESSIINKDKLIFDNKVLYSYDNKVFKEYHSLDKLEIPFNKIVYFKYKDDLNHDSSSIIKINLEKYNLQKNKSKNILIIVLPIILPINLITIITIIIIIIKNKNKKHIK